In the Maribacter sp. MJ134 genome, one interval contains:
- the fusA gene encoding elongation factor G — protein MARDLKYTRNIGIAAHIDAGKTTTTERILFYTGVSHKIGEVHDGAATMDWMEQEQERGITITSAATTCEWHFPTENGKPTADAKGYHFNIIDTPGHVDFTVEVNRSLRVLDGLVFLFSAVDGVEPQSETNWRLADNYKVPRIGFVNKMDRQGSNFLMVCKQVKEMLGSNAVPIVLPIGDEADFKGIVDLAKNRAIVWHDEGFGSTFDVIDIPEEMKAEVKEYRAALIEAVAEYDEELMEKFFEDEDSITEEEVHAALRAAVMDRAIIPMICGSSFKNKGVQFLLDAVCRYLPSPIDKDAIVGTDPDTGKAISRKPDVKEPFAALAFKIATDPFVGRLAFFRTYSGRLDAGSYILNNRSGKKERISRIYQMHSNKQNAIDFIEAGDIGAAVGFKDIKTGDTMSSEKHPIILESMDFPDPVIGIAVEPKTKVDVDKLGMALAKLAEEDPTFQVKTDEASGQTIISGMGELHLDIIVDRLRREFKVEVNQGEPQVEYKEALTKMAAHRETYKKQSGGRGKFGDIVFEMSPADDDFEGDGLQFVDEIKGGRIPKEFIPSVEKGFKAAMQNGPLAGFEMDTMKVVLKDGSFHPVDSDALSFELAAKMGYKAAGKAAGAVIMEPIMKLEVITPEENMGDIVGDLNRRRGTISDMSDRAGAKVVKGTVPLSEMFGYVTSLRTLSSGRATSTMEFSHYAETPSNISEEVIKAAKGITA, from the coding sequence ATGGCAAGAGATTTAAAATATACAAGAAATATAGGTATTGCTGCTCATATTGATGCTGGAAAGACAACAACAACAGAGCGTATACTTTTTTATACAGGTGTAAGTCATAAAATTGGAGAGGTGCATGATGGTGCCGCGACAATGGATTGGATGGAGCAAGAGCAGGAAAGGGGTATTACCATAACTTCTGCAGCTACCACTTGTGAATGGCATTTCCCTACCGAGAACGGTAAACCTACTGCTGATGCTAAAGGTTATCATTTTAATATCATAGATACCCCGGGTCACGTAGATTTCACCGTCGAGGTGAACAGGTCTTTACGTGTTTTGGACGGTTTGGTATTTTTATTCAGTGCGGTTGATGGTGTTGAGCCACAGTCGGAGACTAACTGGAGGTTAGCGGATAACTATAAAGTTCCGAGAATAGGTTTCGTAAATAAAATGGACCGTCAGGGTTCTAATTTCCTTATGGTCTGTAAGCAGGTGAAGGAGATGTTAGGGTCGAATGCTGTTCCTATTGTTTTGCCTATCGGTGATGAAGCCGATTTCAAGGGAATTGTGGATTTGGCCAAAAACCGTGCTATCGTATGGCATGATGAAGGTTTCGGTTCTACTTTTGACGTTATCGATATTCCTGAGGAAATGAAAGCTGAAGTGAAGGAGTATAGAGCTGCTTTAATAGAAGCTGTTGCTGAATATGATGAGGAATTAATGGAAAAATTCTTCGAAGACGAGGATTCCATTACAGAAGAGGAAGTGCATGCGGCATTAAGAGCTGCTGTTATGGACAGGGCTATCATACCAATGATTTGTGGTTCTTCTTTTAAAAATAAGGGAGTTCAGTTCTTGTTGGATGCTGTTTGTAGGTATCTGCCTTCTCCTATAGATAAGGATGCCATAGTTGGAACGGATCCCGATACTGGGAAGGCTATTTCTAGAAAACCAGATGTTAAGGAGCCTTTCGCTGCTTTGGCATTTAAGATTGCTACAGATCCTTTTGTGGGTCGTTTGGCATTCTTTAGAACGTATTCTGGAAGGTTGGACGCTGGTTCTTACATACTGAATAACCGATCCGGTAAAAAGGAAAGAATTTCAAGAATCTATCAAATGCATTCTAATAAGCAAAACGCTATCGATTTTATCGAGGCGGGAGATATTGGAGCTGCGGTAGGTTTCAAAGATATTAAGACGGGAGATACCATGTCTTCTGAGAAGCATCCTATTATATTGGAAAGTATGGATTTCCCGGACCCTGTAATAGGTATCGCGGTGGAGCCAAAGACAAAGGTTGATGTGGATAAACTAGGTATGGCTTTGGCTAAATTAGCTGAAGAAGATCCTACGTTCCAAGTTAAAACCGATGAGGCTTCAGGCCAGACTATTATTTCTGGGATGGGTGAGCTTCACTTGGATATCATTGTAGACAGACTGCGAAGAGAGTTTAAAGTAGAGGTTAATCAAGGTGAGCCTCAAGTTGAATATAAGGAAGCGTTGACCAAAATGGCTGCGCACAGGGAAACTTATAAGAAGCAATCTGGTGGTCGTGGTAAATTTGGAGATATCGTCTTCGAAATGAGCCCTGCCGATGATGATTTCGAAGGAGATGGGTTGCAGTTTGTGGATGAGATAAAAGGTGGTCGTATACCTAAGGAATTTATTCCATCCGTAGAGAAAGGATTCAAAGCTGCAATGCAGAATGGACCTTTGGCCGGATTTGAAATGGATACCATGAAAGTGGTATTGAAAGATGGTTCTTTCCACCCTGTAGATTCTGATGCACTTTCGTTTGAATTGGCTGCCAAGATGGGTTATAAAGCTGCGGGTAAGGCTGCAGGTGCCGTAATTATGGAACCAATAATGAAATTGGAGGTTATTACTCCAGAGGAGAACATGGGTGATATCGTTGGAGATTTGAACCGAAGAAGAGGAACGATTAGTGATATGAGCGACAGAGCCGGAGCCAAGGTTGTTAAGGGTACTGTTCCTTTATCGGAAATGTTTGGTTACGTTACTTCCTTAAGAACACTTTCTTCTGGACGTGCTACCTCAACAATGGAGTTTTCACACTATGCCGAGACACCTTCTAATATATCTGAAGAAGTTATTAAAGCGGCAAAAGGAATAACAGCATAA